In Agromyces sp. G08B096, a genomic segment contains:
- a CDS encoding DUF3043 domain-containing protein, whose product MPNDRKEAARQAKAKAAEQREKVRIGMAMGDDKYLPMRDRGPQKRFVRDYVDARFSIGEVLIPVMFLVILLTLVPSYQVQSIGILALWAFFIIAVIDVIILGAILTKKVRAKFGADKAEKVRWYAAMRALQLRPLRLPKPQVKYGQFPS is encoded by the coding sequence GTGCCGAACGACCGCAAGGAGGCGGCGCGCCAGGCGAAGGCGAAGGCCGCCGAGCAGCGCGAGAAGGTGCGCATCGGCATGGCGATGGGCGACGACAAGTACCTGCCCATGCGCGACCGCGGTCCGCAGAAGCGGTTCGTGCGCGACTACGTCGACGCCCGGTTCAGCATCGGCGAGGTGCTGATCCCCGTCATGTTCCTCGTGATCCTCCTGACGCTGGTGCCGAGCTACCAGGTGCAGTCCATCGGCATCCTCGCGCTCTGGGCGTTCTTCATCATCGCGGTGATCGACGTCATCATCCTGGGGGCGATCCTCACGAAGAAGGTGCGCGCGAAGTTCGGCGCCGACAAGGCCGAGAAGGTTCGCTGGTACGCCGCGATGCGCGCGCTGCAGCTGCGGCCGCTGCGCCTGCCGAAGCCGCAGGTCAAGTACGGCCAGTTCCCCTCCTGA
- the erpA gene encoding iron-sulfur cluster insertion protein ErpA: protein MSQTITESAHGVLLSDTAANKVRSLLEQEGRDDLRLRVAVQPGGCSGLIYQLYFDERMLDGDAVVDFDGVEVIVDKMSVPYLDGASIDFEDTIQKQGFTIDNPNAQGSCACGDSFH from the coding sequence ATGAGCCAGACCATCACCGAGAGCGCCCACGGGGTGCTCCTGTCCGACACCGCGGCGAACAAGGTCCGCAGCCTCCTCGAGCAGGAGGGGCGCGACGACCTCCGCCTCCGCGTGGCCGTGCAGCCGGGCGGATGCTCCGGACTGATCTACCAGCTGTACTTCGACGAGCGGATGCTCGACGGCGACGCCGTCGTGGACTTCGACGGCGTCGAGGTGATCGTCGACAAGATGAGCGTGCCGTACCTCGACGGCGCCTCGATCGACTTCGAGGACACCATCCAGAAGCAGGGGTTCACCATCGACAACCCCAACGCGCAGGGCAGCTGCGCGTGCGGCGACTCGTTCCACTGA
- the coxB gene encoding cytochrome c oxidase subunit II has product MRHTRRLRWAAVPIAATLTLVLAGCTQAQLHGFLPGFEEGQPPVTNHTERVSGLWVTSWIVLLVVGIVTWGLTIWAVIAYRRRRGQTGLPVQLRYNMPIEVFYTIVPLILVLGFFAFTARDQAAIEQRFAEEDIDVKVEVIAKQWAWDFNYVNEDVYSPGIQGQLDEEGPKGSLVQSELPTLYLPVNANVEIELESRDVIHSFWVVDFLYKKDMFPGKTNYMSLTTEREGTYEGKCAELCGEYHSLMLFNVKVVSQAEYDDYIESLRDKGQEGQLSNEYDRNQNLPGTGAPELKEEHDAE; this is encoded by the coding sequence GTGCGCCACACTCGCCGTCTCCGATGGGCTGCTGTTCCGATCGCAGCGACACTCACCCTCGTCCTCGCGGGGTGCACGCAGGCCCAGCTGCACGGCTTCCTGCCCGGCTTCGAGGAGGGGCAGCCTCCCGTCACGAACCACACCGAGCGAGTCTCCGGCCTCTGGGTGACGTCGTGGATCGTGCTGCTGGTCGTCGGCATCGTCACCTGGGGCCTCACGATCTGGGCGGTCATCGCGTACCGCCGGCGTCGCGGCCAGACCGGCCTGCCCGTGCAGCTGCGGTACAACATGCCGATCGAGGTCTTCTACACGATCGTGCCGCTCATCCTCGTGCTCGGGTTCTTCGCCTTCACGGCGCGCGACCAGGCCGCGATCGAGCAGCGCTTCGCCGAGGAGGACATCGACGTCAAGGTCGAGGTCATCGCCAAGCAGTGGGCGTGGGACTTCAACTATGTCAACGAGGACGTGTACTCGCCCGGCATCCAGGGCCAGCTCGACGAAGAGGGGCCCAAGGGTTCGCTCGTCCAGTCCGAGCTCCCCACGCTCTACCTGCCGGTGAACGCGAACGTCGAGATCGAGCTCGAGTCGCGTGACGTCATCCACTCGTTCTGGGTCGTGGACTTCCTCTACAAGAAGGACATGTTCCCGGGCAAGACGAACTACATGTCGCTCACGACCGAGCGCGAGGGCACCTACGAAGGCAAGTGCGCCGAGCTCTGCGGCGAGTACCACTCGCTCATGCTCTTCAACGTGAAGGTCGTCTCGCAGGCCGAGTACGACGACTACATCGAGTCGCTCCGCGACAAGGGCCAGGAAGGCCAGCTGTCGAACGAGTACGACCGCAACCAGAACCTGCCCGGTACGGGCGCGCCCGAGCTGAAAGAGGAGCACGACGCCGAATGA
- a CDS encoding DNA topoisomerase IV subunit B has translation MSSDYSARHLSVLEGLEAVRKRPGMYIGSTDSRGLMHCLWEIIDNSVDEALGGHGTEIEVILHRDGSVEVRDHARGIPVDIEPKTGLSGVEVVFTKLHAGGKFGSGSYAASGGLHGVGASVVNALSERLDVEVDRGGKTWAMSFHRGEPGRFADPSAAEPSPASTFTPFEEASELRVVGKVAKGVTGTRIRYWADPQIFTKGATFQVEELLGRARQTAFLVPGLGITVLDERGEEPEEHRFAFDGGISEFVEHLAVDGPVTDVWRLTGDGRFTETVPVLSDTGAMVPTEVERQCHVDIALRWGTGYDTILRSFVNIIATPKGGTHQAGFEQGLLKFLRAQVEQNARRLRVGTDKLEKDDVLAGLTVVLTVRLAEPQFEGQTKEVLGTPAVRSIVSSVVTKALGERFASTKRDDKAQTALVLDKVVAEMKARISARTHKETQRRKNALESSSLPAKLADCRSTDVAHSELFIVEGDSALGTAKLARDSEHQALLPIRGKILNVQKASIADMLGNAECAAIIQTIGAGSGRSFDISQARYGKVIIMSDADVDGAHIRTLLLTLFFRYMRPMIEEGRVFAAVPPLHRVVALNPGSKPNDVIYTYSEAELTGVLADLKRRGRKYQDPIQRYKGLGEMDADQLATTTMDPKHRTLRRVGVADAEQAGRVFELLMGNEVAPRKEFIIDSANGLSRDRIDA, from the coding sequence GTGAGCTCCGACTATTCCGCGCGTCATCTCTCCGTGCTCGAGGGCCTCGAGGCCGTCCGCAAGCGCCCCGGCATGTACATCGGGTCGACGGACTCCCGCGGCCTGATGCACTGCCTGTGGGAGATCATCGACAACTCCGTCGACGAGGCGCTCGGCGGCCACGGCACTGAGATCGAGGTCATCCTGCACCGTGACGGCAGCGTCGAGGTGCGCGACCACGCCCGAGGCATCCCGGTCGACATCGAGCCGAAGACGGGGCTCAGCGGCGTCGAGGTCGTGTTCACCAAGCTGCACGCCGGCGGCAAGTTCGGCTCGGGTTCGTATGCCGCCTCGGGCGGTCTGCACGGTGTCGGCGCGTCCGTCGTGAACGCCCTGTCCGAGCGCCTCGACGTCGAGGTCGACCGCGGCGGCAAGACGTGGGCGATGTCGTTCCATCGCGGCGAGCCCGGGCGGTTCGCCGACCCGTCCGCTGCGGAGCCGAGCCCCGCATCGACGTTCACGCCGTTCGAAGAGGCCAGCGAGCTGCGCGTCGTCGGCAAGGTCGCGAAGGGCGTGACCGGCACGCGCATCCGCTACTGGGCCGACCCGCAGATCTTCACGAAGGGTGCGACGTTCCAGGTCGAGGAGCTGCTCGGCCGCGCCCGTCAGACGGCGTTCCTCGTGCCGGGCCTCGGCATCACGGTCCTCGACGAGCGCGGTGAGGAACCCGAGGAGCACCGGTTCGCCTTCGACGGCGGCATCTCCGAGTTCGTCGAGCACCTCGCCGTCGACGGCCCGGTCACCGACGTATGGCGGCTGACCGGCGACGGCCGGTTCACCGAGACGGTGCCGGTGCTGAGCGACACGGGCGCGATGGTGCCGACCGAGGTCGAACGGCAGTGCCACGTCGACATCGCACTGCGCTGGGGCACGGGCTACGACACGATCCTCCGCAGCTTCGTGAACATCATCGCGACGCCGAAGGGCGGCACGCATCAGGCCGGATTCGAGCAGGGACTGCTGAAGTTCCTGCGCGCGCAGGTCGAGCAGAACGCTCGCCGGCTGAGGGTCGGCACCGACAAACTCGAGAAGGATGACGTGCTCGCCGGCCTCACGGTCGTGCTGACGGTGCGCCTCGCCGAGCCGCAGTTCGAGGGTCAGACGAAGGAGGTGCTCGGCACGCCCGCCGTCAGGTCGATCGTCTCGTCGGTGGTGACGAAGGCCCTCGGCGAACGCTTCGCCTCGACGAAGCGCGACGACAAGGCGCAGACCGCCCTCGTGCTCGACAAGGTCGTCGCCGAGATGAAGGCGCGTATCTCCGCGCGCACGCACAAAGAGACCCAGCGCCGCAAGAACGCGCTCGAGTCGTCGTCGCTCCCGGCGAAGCTCGCCGACTGCCGGTCGACGGATGTCGCGCACAGCGAGCTGTTCATCGTCGAGGGCGATTCCGCGCTCGGCACCGCGAAGCTCGCACGCGACAGCGAGCACCAGGCGCTCCTGCCGATCCGCGGCAAGATCCTCAACGTGCAGAAGGCCTCGATCGCCGACATGCTGGGCAACGCCGAGTGCGCCGCGATCATCCAGACCATCGGTGCGGGCTCCGGCCGATCGTTCGACATCTCGCAGGCCCGGTACGGCAAGGTCATCATCATGAGCGACGCCGACGTCGACGGGGCGCACATCCGCACGCTCCTGCTGACGCTGTTCTTCCGCTACATGCGCCCGATGATCGAGGAGGGACGGGTGTTCGCCGCGGTGCCGCCGCTGCACCGCGTCGTCGCCTTGAATCCGGGCTCGAAGCCGAACGACGTCATCTACACCTACTCCGAGGCCGAGCTCACGGGTGTGCTGGCCGACCTGAAGCGTCGCGGCCGCAAGTACCAGGATCCGATCCAGCGCTACAAGGGCCTCGGCGAGATGGACGCCGATCAGCTCGCGACGACGACGATGGACCCGAAGCACCGCACGCTCAGGCGGGTCGGCGTGGCCGACGCCGAGCAGGCGGGCCGCGTGTTCGAACTCCTCATGGGCAACGAGGTCGCGCCGCGCAAGGAGTTCATCATCGACAGCGCCAACGGGCTCAGCCGGGACCGCATCGACGCCTGA
- the ctaD gene encoding cytochrome c oxidase subunit I, with product MSTTTAPARPQAASVPFGGSKVERKGNILVRWITSTDHKVIGYLYLITSFIYFCIGGVMALIIRAQLFEPGLEIVQTREQYNQLFTMHGTIMLLMFATPLFAGFANVLMPLQIGAPDVAFPRLNAFAYWLFNFGSLIAVAGFFTPQGAASFGWFAYQPLASTTFSPGIGGNLWMLGLGLSGFGTILGAVNFITTIITMRAPGMTMFRMPIFTWNTLVTSILVLMAFPVLAAAMLAAAADRVFGAHIYDPANGGVILWQHLFWFFGHPEVYIIALPFFGIVSEIFPVFSRKPIFGYKTLIYATIAIAALSVTVWAHHMYVTGSVLLPFFALMTMLIAVPTGVKIFNWIGTMWRGSITFETPLIWSLGFLITFVFGGLTGVILASPPLDFHVSDTYFVVAHFHYVVFGTVVFAMFAGFYFWWPKWTGKMLNETLGKWHFWLLFIGFHTTFLIQHWLGVVAMPRRYYSYLPEDNITWMNQVSTIGAGILAVSLIPFFLNVYLTARRAPKVTVNDPWGYGRSLEWATSCPPPRHNFTSIPRIRSEAPAFDLNHPEAGIPVGIGPAKDAPEAPVYDAATKEVK from the coding sequence ATGAGCACCACGACCGCACCGGCTCGGCCCCAGGCCGCCAGCGTCCCGTTCGGCGGCTCGAAGGTCGAGCGCAAGGGCAACATCCTCGTCCGCTGGATCACGTCGACCGACCACAAGGTCATCGGGTACCTGTACCTGATCACGTCGTTCATCTACTTCTGCATCGGCGGCGTGATGGCCCTCATCATCCGCGCGCAGCTGTTCGAGCCCGGCCTCGAGATCGTGCAGACGCGTGAGCAGTACAACCAGTTGTTCACCATGCACGGCACGATCATGCTGCTGATGTTCGCGACGCCGCTGTTCGCGGGCTTCGCGAATGTCCTCATGCCGCTGCAGATCGGCGCTCCCGACGTCGCGTTCCCGCGCCTGAACGCCTTCGCCTACTGGCTGTTCAACTTCGGTTCGCTCATCGCGGTCGCCGGGTTCTTCACGCCGCAGGGCGCCGCCTCGTTCGGCTGGTTCGCGTATCAACCACTCGCATCGACCACGTTCTCCCCGGGAATCGGCGGCAACCTCTGGATGCTCGGCCTCGGCCTCTCCGGCTTCGGCACGATCCTCGGTGCCGTCAACTTCATCACGACGATCATCACGATGCGCGCCCCCGGCATGACCATGTTCCGCATGCCGATCTTCACCTGGAACACGCTCGTCACGTCGATCCTCGTGCTGATGGCGTTCCCGGTGCTCGCCGCCGCGATGCTGGCCGCCGCCGCCGACCGCGTGTTCGGCGCTCACATCTACGACCCCGCCAACGGCGGCGTCATCCTGTGGCAGCACCTGTTCTGGTTCTTCGGACACCCCGAGGTCTACATCATCGCGCTGCCGTTCTTCGGCATCGTCTCCGAGATCTTCCCCGTGTTCAGCCGGAAGCCGATCTTCGGATACAAGACGCTGATCTACGCCACGATCGCGATCGCCGCGCTGTCGGTCACCGTATGGGCGCACCACATGTACGTCACCGGCTCGGTGCTGCTGCCGTTCTTCGCGCTGATGACCATGCTCATCGCCGTACCGACCGGTGTGAAGATCTTCAACTGGATCGGCACGATGTGGCGGGGATCCATCACGTTCGAGACGCCGCTGATCTGGTCGCTCGGCTTCCTCATCACGTTCGTGTTCGGTGGTCTGACGGGCGTCATCCTCGCGTCGCCGCCGCTGGACTTCCATGTCTCCGACACGTACTTCGTCGTCGCCCACTTCCACTACGTCGTCTTCGGCACCGTCGTGTTCGCGATGTTCGCGGGCTTCTACTTCTGGTGGCCCAAGTGGACCGGCAAGATGCTGAACGAGACGCTCGGCAAGTGGCACTTCTGGCTGCTGTTCATCGGCTTCCACACGACCTTCCTGATCCAGCACTGGCTCGGCGTGGTCGCCATGCCGCGGCGGTACTACTCGTACCTGCCGGAGGACAACATCACGTGGATGAACCAGGTCTCGACGATCGGTGCCGGCATCCTCGCGGTCTCGCTGATCCCGTTCTTCCTGAACGTCTACCTCACCGCGCGTCGTGCGCCGAAGGTCACCGTCAACGACCCGTGGGGCTACGGACGGTCGCTCGAGTGGGCGACCAGCTGCCCGCCGCCTCGCCACAACTTCACCTCGATCCCGCGCATCCGCTCGGAGGCGCCGGCGTTCGACCTGAACCACCCGGAGGCCGGCATCCCCGTCGGCATCGGGCCGGCGAAGGATGCGCCCGAGGCACCCGTGTACGACGCAGCGACGAAGGAAGTCAAGTAG
- a CDS encoding DNA topoisomerase IV subunit A, with product MTPASPEPTDPQIAERIEDVDVAAEMQGSFLEYAYSVIYSRALPDARDGLKPVQRRILFGMTEMGLRPERGHVKSSRVVGEVMGKYHPHGDSAIYDALVRLAQPFTLRVPLVDGHGNFGSLDDGPAASRYTEARLAPPALAMADGLDEDVVDFVPNYDNSFLQPEVMPSAFPNLLVNGASGIAVGMATNMAPHNLVEVAHAARHLIANPEATLDELMEFVPGPDFPSGGTIVGLDGVRDAYATGRGSFKTRAKVSVEQLSARKTGLVVTELPYLVGPEKVIEKIKDGVNAKKITGISDVADHTDRKRGLRLVIGIKTGFNPQAVLEQLYRLTPLEDGFAINNVALVDGQPQTLGLRELLQVYVDHRIRVVTRRSEFRLARKRERLHLVEGLLIAILDIDEVIQVIRTSDDADQARSRLMQVFDLSQIQSDYILELRLRRLTKFSRIELEAERDELLAEIARLEELLGSEARIRQLVADELEEVAERFGTPRRTMLTEGRALPAAAARKAVAASLEHADVPCRVVLGATGRIARIDRPEGAEELVITVPTRRSKHDALRSSLDTTSRSEIGAVTSRGRLIRFSPLDLPALPANAPQLAAGVRVAEYLGLADRSERVLALVSLTADRPIVLGTAQGVVKRVTPGGYPNRPDFEVIALKPGDEVVGAAQGGDDDELVFVASDAQLLHFPASSVRPQGCAAGGMAGIKLADGARVIDFEAIAPADVERTVVVTIAATTDTLLGADPGAAKVSAFDEFPGKGRATGGVRAQRFLKGQDALAVAWVGPGPAHALGADGSVRQLPEQLAKRDASGTPIDAPVATVGRRIG from the coding sequence ATGACCCCAGCGAGCCCCGAGCCCACCGACCCCCAGATCGCAGAACGCATCGAAGACGTCGACGTCGCCGCCGAGATGCAGGGCTCCTTCCTCGAGTACGCCTACTCGGTCATCTACTCGCGCGCGCTGCCCGACGCGCGCGACGGCCTGAAGCCGGTGCAGCGCCGCATCCTGTTCGGCATGACCGAGATGGGCCTGCGGCCCGAACGCGGGCACGTGAAGAGCTCACGCGTCGTCGGCGAGGTCATGGGCAAGTACCACCCCCACGGCGACTCCGCGATCTACGACGCCCTCGTGCGCCTCGCCCAGCCGTTCACCCTCCGGGTGCCGCTCGTCGACGGGCACGGCAACTTCGGCTCGCTCGACGACGGGCCGGCCGCCTCCCGCTACACCGAGGCCCGGCTCGCGCCGCCCGCCCTCGCCATGGCCGACGGCCTCGACGAAGACGTCGTCGACTTCGTCCCCAACTACGACAACTCCTTCCTGCAGCCCGAGGTGATGCCGTCGGCATTTCCGAACCTGCTGGTCAACGGGGCATCCGGCATCGCGGTCGGCATGGCGACCAACATGGCGCCGCACAACCTCGTCGAGGTCGCGCACGCCGCCCGCCACCTCATCGCCAACCCCGAGGCCACGCTCGACGAGCTGATGGAGTTCGTGCCCGGCCCCGATTTCCCGTCGGGCGGCACGATCGTCGGACTCGACGGTGTCCGCGACGCCTACGCCACGGGCCGGGGGTCGTTCAAGACGCGCGCGAAAGTGTCGGTCGAGCAGCTCTCCGCACGGAAGACCGGGCTCGTCGTGACCGAGCTGCCCTACCTCGTCGGACCCGAAAAGGTCATCGAGAAGATCAAGGACGGCGTCAACGCCAAGAAGATCACCGGGATCTCCGACGTCGCCGACCACACCGACCGCAAGCGCGGCCTGCGCCTGGTCATCGGCATCAAGACGGGCTTCAACCCGCAGGCCGTCCTCGAGCAGCTCTACCGCCTGACGCCGCTCGAAGACGGGTTCGCGATCAACAACGTCGCGCTCGTCGACGGCCAGCCGCAGACGCTCGGCCTCCGGGAACTGCTCCAGGTCTATGTCGACCACCGCATCCGCGTCGTCACTCGCCGTTCCGAGTTCCGCCTCGCACGCAAGCGCGAGCGGCTGCACCTCGTCGAGGGCCTGCTCATCGCGATCCTCGACATCGACGAGGTCATCCAGGTCATCCGCACGAGCGACGACGCCGATCAGGCGCGATCACGGCTCATGCAGGTCTTCGACCTCAGCCAGATCCAGTCCGACTACATCCTCGAGCTGCGGCTGCGCCGGCTCACCAAGTTCTCCCGCATCGAGCTCGAGGCGGAGCGCGACGAACTGCTCGCCGAGATCGCGCGGCTCGAGGAGCTCCTCGGCAGCGAGGCGCGCATCCGCCAGTTGGTCGCCGACGAGCTCGAGGAGGTCGCCGAGCGGTTCGGCACCCCCCGTCGCACGATGCTCACCGAGGGGCGCGCGCTTCCCGCCGCCGCGGCGAGGAAGGCGGTCGCCGCCTCGCTCGAGCACGCGGATGTCCCGTGCCGGGTCGTGCTCGGAGCGACGGGGCGCATCGCCCGCATCGATCGCCCGGAAGGCGCCGAGGAACTCGTGATCACCGTGCCGACGCGGCGGAGCAAGCACGATGCGCTCCGCTCGAGCCTGGACACCACCAGCCGGAGCGAGATCGGTGCGGTCACGAGTCGCGGGCGCCTGATCCGGTTCTCACCGCTCGACCTGCCCGCGCTGCCCGCGAACGCCCCGCAGCTGGCGGCCGGCGTGCGGGTCGCCGAATACCTGGGCCTCGCCGATCGCTCCGAGCGGGTCCTCGCGCTCGTGTCGCTCACCGCGGACCGTCCCATCGTCTTGGGCACAGCCCAGGGCGTCGTGAAGCGCGTGACGCCGGGCGGCTACCCCAACCGTCCCGACTTCGAGGTCATCGCGTTGAAGCCGGGCGACGAGGTCGTCGGCGCCGCCCAGGGCGGCGACGACGACGAACTCGTGTTCGTCGCGAGCGACGCCCAGCTGCTGCACTTCCCCGCGTCGTCGGTGCGTCCGCAGGGGTGCGCCGCGGGCGGTATGGCGGGCATCAAGCTCGCCGACGGCGCACGCGTCATCGACTTCGAGGCGATCGCGCCCGCAGACGTGGAGCGCACGGTGGTCGTGACCATCGCGGCGACGACCGACACGTTGCTCGGCGCCGACCCCGGGGCAGCCAAGGTGTCGGCGTTCGACGAGTTCCCCGGCAAGGGCCGGGCCACCGGCGGCGTGCGGGCGCAGCGGTTCCTCAAGGGGCAGGACGCCCTCGCGGTCGCCTGGGTCGGCCCCGGCCCGGCGCACGCGCTCGGCGCCGACGGCTCGGTGCGTCAGCTGCCCGAGCAGCTGGCCAAGCGCGACGCCTCGGGCACGCCGATCGATGCGCCCGTCGCGACCGTCGGACGCCGGATCGGCTGA
- a CDS encoding nucleotide pyrophosphatase/phosphodiesterase family protein, with the protein MPAMLPAPADSARRLAAVLPSAIASLGARQGEPAGPLGLQPARSAVVVLVDGLGAANLAGRRGHARTLSAAFGRRDVLRTTFPSTTAAAIASFATGADPGEHGLVGYRTLVPERDRLANQLNGWEAGVLPTDWQRRATLFEQAREAGYEPSTVGAARYADSGYTRAVLRGADYHAAASIEDRFAVARELVDSVDGALVYLYVPELDQLAHAHGWESERWIAALERLDGAVGALTARMPRGAGLLVTADHGVVDVPARRHVFIDRAPELLEGVRHVGGEPRCLALYLEPGLEASDRAAVAERWRAAEGERAWVLTRDEAIQAGLFGTVDDEVRPRIADVLVAARAGIAYYDARESDRSAETMVGQHGSLTDEESRVPLLRFGAYQRN; encoded by the coding sequence ATGCCTGCCATGCTACCGGCGCCCGCCGACTCCGCCCGGCGGCTTGCCGCGGTGCTGCCGAGTGCCATCGCGAGCCTCGGCGCCCGTCAGGGCGAACCCGCGGGTCCGCTGGGACTTCAACCCGCCCGCTCCGCCGTCGTCGTCCTCGTCGACGGGCTGGGCGCCGCCAACCTCGCCGGCCGCCGCGGGCATGCGCGGACGCTCTCGGCCGCCTTCGGGCGCCGCGACGTGCTGCGCACGACCTTCCCGTCGACGACGGCCGCGGCCATCGCATCGTTCGCCACCGGCGCCGACCCCGGCGAGCACGGTCTCGTCGGGTACCGGACGCTCGTGCCCGAACGCGACCGCCTCGCAAACCAGCTGAACGGCTGGGAGGCCGGCGTGCTTCCCACGGACTGGCAGCGCCGCGCCACCCTGTTCGAGCAGGCCCGCGAGGCGGGCTACGAGCCCTCCACGGTCGGGGCGGCGCGCTACGCCGACTCCGGCTACACGCGTGCCGTCCTCCGCGGAGCCGACTACCACGCCGCCGCGAGCATCGAGGACCGCTTCGCCGTCGCCCGCGAGCTCGTCGACTCGGTCGACGGCGCGCTCGTCTACCTGTACGTGCCCGAACTCGACCAGCTCGCCCACGCGCACGGCTGGGAGTCCGAGCGCTGGATCGCCGCGCTGGAGCGCCTCGACGGCGCCGTCGGCGCGCTCACGGCGCGGATGCCTCGCGGCGCCGGCCTGCTCGTCACCGCGGACCACGGCGTCGTCGACGTGCCGGCACGGCGGCACGTCTTCATCGACCGGGCGCCGGAACTGCTCGAGGGCGTCCGGCACGTCGGCGGGGAGCCGCGCTGCCTCGCGCTCTACCTCGAGCCGGGGCTCGAGGCATCCGATCGTGCCGCCGTGGCCGAGCGATGGCGGGCCGCCGAGGGCGAACGCGCCTGGGTCCTCACCCGCGACGAGGCGATCCAGGCCGGTCTCTTCGGCACGGTCGACGACGAGGTACGTCCCCGCATCGCCGACGTCCTCGTCGCCGCACGCGCCGGCATCGCCTACTACGACGCGCGCGAGTCCGACCGCAGCGCGGAGACGATGGTCGGCCAGCACGGCTCGCTCACCGACGAGGAGAGCCGCGTCCCGCTCCTCAGGTTCGGTGCGTATCAGAGGAATTGA
- a CDS encoding dipeptidase, which yields MTDALPVQPDDQPAIDRTEALRAAVEAGFPTTIADLTRLVRIPSVSWPAFDPAHVAESAEAVAELLRGTGVFERVEIHRELEKDSDQLGQPAVLAHRPARAGRPTVLLYAHHDVQPPGKDEDWDTPPFEPTQRGDRLHGRGAADDKAGVMAHVGAIRALAEVAGDFDLGLSVFIEGEEERTSRSFGNFLRAHRESLAADAIIVADSGNWDVSTPAITVALRGAVAFNLRIDTLAHASHSGMFGGAVPDAMLAAIRTLDSLWDADGAVAVDGLRGAGLEVPAYEESQLRAETGLLEGVSPIGRGEILSRIWSEPAITVTGIDAPDVANASNTLLPSVRVRISARIAPGQPAEEAYAAIKAHLEAHAPFGARLTFEDVDTGQAFLVDTSGWAVEETRAAMADAWGVPPVEIGVGGSIPFIAELVDEFPDAQILVTGVEDPDSKAHSPNESLHLGVFQKALLAEALFLARLDAKPRP from the coding sequence ATGACCGACGCCCTTCCGGTTCAGCCGGACGACCAGCCCGCCATCGACCGCACCGAGGCGCTCCGCGCCGCCGTCGAGGCCGGATTCCCCACGACCATCGCCGACCTCACGCGGCTGGTCCGCATCCCGTCGGTGTCCTGGCCGGCCTTCGACCCTGCGCACGTCGCTGAGAGCGCCGAGGCGGTCGCCGAGCTGCTGCGTGGCACCGGCGTGTTCGAGCGGGTCGAGATCCACCGGGAGCTCGAGAAGGACAGCGACCAGCTCGGGCAGCCGGCGGTGCTCGCCCACCGGCCGGCCCGAGCGGGGCGCCCCACCGTGCTGCTCTACGCCCACCACGACGTTCAGCCGCCCGGGAAGGACGAGGACTGGGACACGCCGCCCTTCGAGCCGACGCAGCGCGGCGACCGGCTCCACGGTCGTGGCGCCGCGGACGACAAGGCCGGGGTGATGGCCCACGTCGGCGCGATCCGCGCGCTGGCCGAGGTCGCCGGGGACTTCGATCTCGGGCTCTCCGTCTTCATCGAGGGAGAGGAGGAGCGGACGTCCCGCTCCTTCGGCAACTTCCTCCGTGCCCACCGCGAGTCCCTCGCCGCCGACGCAATCATCGTCGCCGACTCGGGCAACTGGGATGTCTCGACGCCGGCCATCACCGTGGCCCTCCGCGGGGCCGTCGCGTTCAACCTGCGCATCGACACCTTGGCGCACGCGTCGCACTCGGGCATGTTCGGGGGAGCGGTGCCCGACGCCATGCTCGCCGCGATCCGCACGCTCGACTCGCTGTGGGACGCCGACGGCGCGGTCGCCGTCGACGGGCTCCGTGGCGCCGGCCTCGAGGTGCCGGCGTACGAGGAGAGCCAGCTGCGCGCCGAGACGGGCCTCCTCGAGGGCGTCTCGCCGATCGGCCGGGGCGAGATCCTGTCGCGGATCTGGTCGGAGCCGGCCATCACCGTCACCGGCATCGACGCGCCGGATGTCGCGAACGCGTCCAACACGCTCCTCCCGAGCGTCCGCGTCCGCATCAGCGCGCGCATCGCGCCGGGCCAGCCCGCCGAGGAGGCGTACGCGGCGATCAAGGCCCACCTCGAGGCGCACGCGCCGTTCGGTGCGCGCCTGACCTTCGAGGACGTCGACACGGGCCAGGCCTTCCTCGTCGACACGAGCGGCTGGGCGGTCGAGGAGACCCGCGCCGCCATGGCCGACGCGTGGGGCGTGCCGCCGGTCGAGATCGGCGTCGGCGGGTCCATCCCGTTCATCGCCGAGCTCGTCGACGAGTTCCCCGACGCGCAGATCCTCGTGACCGGCGTCGAGGACCCTGACTCCAAGGCGCACAGCCCGAACGAGTCGCTGCACCTCGGCGTCTTCCAGAAGGCGCTGCTCGCCGAGGCTCTCTTCCTCGCGCGGCTGGACGCGAAGCCGCGGCCGTAG